From one Candidatus Sulfotelmatobacter sp. genomic stretch:
- a CDS encoding tail fiber protein: MRASLDVSGGAAGNGAHRAGRRDELLVAVAREGVVADPLVGEIRLFAGTVAPPGWLPCDGRTLPIEPHMRLFTVLGTTYGGDGRLTFALPDFRNRVPLGSGYDPTGTPQGWIDPIHLNQSAIDKSGKGPYAVGGALCVTYIIYGA, from the coding sequence ATGCGCGCGAGCCTGGACGTGAGCGGCGGCGCGGCGGGAAACGGCGCTCATCGCGCCGGAAGACGCGACGAGCTGCTCGTTGCCGTCGCAAGGGAGGGTGTCGTGGCCGATCCGCTGGTTGGGGAGATCCGTCTGTTCGCGGGCACCGTCGCGCCGCCGGGCTGGCTGCCGTGCGACGGGCGCACACTTCCGATCGAGCCGCACATGAGACTCTTCACGGTGCTCGGCACGACCTACGGCGGCGACGGCCGTCTCACGTTTGCGCTGCCCGACTTCCGCAATCGCGTACCGCTGGGGAGCGGATACGATCCAACCGGCACGCCGCAGGGATGGATCGACCCGATCCATCTGAATCAAAGCGCGATCGACAAGTCCGGCAAAGGTCCGTACGCCGTCGGCGGCGCGCTGTGCGTCACGTACATCATCTACGGCGCCTAG
- a CDS encoding Nif11-like leader peptide family natural product precursor yields the protein MSSAEFARFRTRVLTDVALREAFWAEPNLDAFVALALRLGGAQGFTFSANDVHAALAGERGSEDLLPPERAELLDGFVPTAVQWRRGAGVVEWCRFDTRRFVEPFFDQTIRAAQRHPFNRAFTPRTSLDDLVARSARRPGVPPAGFVFHVSRCGSTLVAQTFAALARLLVLSEPTPLDTIVRAHEQLPELDRPLQVAWLRAMLAALTQRRGAEQQAIVKLDAWHASYLPLIEAAFPGVPWVFLVREPLEVLVSHRRQVSWMMAALNAPSLLGCTPQEAVLMQPDEYRAQVLGRILSAMVEHGAADRTIDYRALPDAIWDELAPRFGLALSAAERALLYETAKRDAKTPVRSFVADAEEKRGATDAVLEDCVERWMARPYASLMPVRPAPGPCSS from the coding sequence ATGTCCAGCGCGGAGTTCGCCCGTTTTCGCACCCGCGTCCTCACCGATGTCGCGTTGCGCGAGGCGTTCTGGGCGGAGCCGAACCTCGACGCGTTCGTCGCTCTGGCCCTGCGGCTCGGCGGCGCCCAGGGATTCACGTTCTCGGCGAACGACGTGCACGCGGCGCTGGCCGGCGAGCGCGGGTCGGAGGACCTGCTGCCGCCCGAACGCGCGGAGTTGCTCGACGGGTTCGTTCCCACCGCCGTGCAGTGGCGCCGCGGGGCGGGCGTGGTCGAGTGGTGCCGCTTCGACACGCGACGCTTCGTCGAGCCGTTCTTCGACCAGACGATCCGCGCGGCGCAGCGGCACCCGTTCAATCGTGCCTTCACGCCGCGCACGTCGCTCGACGACCTGGTCGCGCGCAGCGCGCGGCGGCCCGGCGTGCCACCCGCAGGTTTCGTGTTCCACGTCTCGCGCTGCGGCTCGACGCTGGTCGCGCAAACGTTCGCGGCGCTCGCGCGGCTGCTCGTCCTCTCCGAACCGACGCCGCTCGACACGATCGTGCGCGCGCACGAGCAGCTCCCGGAGCTGGACCGGCCTCTCCAAGTGGCGTGGCTGCGCGCGATGCTCGCCGCGCTCACGCAGCGGCGCGGCGCCGAGCAGCAGGCGATCGTCAAGCTCGACGCGTGGCACGCCTCGTATCTCCCGCTGATCGAAGCGGCGTTTCCGGGCGTCCCGTGGGTGTTTCTGGTGCGTGAGCCGCTCGAGGTGCTGGTCTCGCACCGCCGGCAAGTCAGCTGGATGATGGCGGCCCTCAACGCGCCCTCACTGCTGGGCTGCACGCCGCAGGAGGCCGTCCTCATGCAGCCCGACGAGTACCGCGCGCAAGTGTTGGGGCGCATTCTGTCCGCGATGGTCGAGCACGGCGCGGCGGACCGAACGATCGACTACCGCGCGCTGCCGGACGCGATCTGGGACGAGCTGGCGCCGCGCTTCGGGCTCGCGCTCTCCGCCGCCGAACGCGCGCTGCTGTACGAGACCGCGAAACGCGACGCCAAGACGCCCGTGCGTTCGTTCGTCGCGGACGCCGAGGAGAAGCGCGGCGCGACCGACGCGGTGCTCGAGGACTGCGTCGAGCGATGGATGGCTCGGCCTTACGCCTCGCTCATGCCAGTGCGGCCAGCGCCTGGGCCATGCTCGTCGTGA
- a CDS encoding c-type cytochrome, which produces MQGFPRTLALGALAALVIGAFVHAHAASAVEDPAAAAARATIPPGPQGELIRYGRALLTDTQANAGPYVRAGMSCDACHLDAGTKPHGGSLLGIAANFPQWNKRAKRFITLQDRLDECFLYSMNGTPPPPNSREIIALSAYVTWLSQGAVIGRGFPDQGFVTVDAPKPPDAANGAKIYAAQCSACHGADGAGNAAAKFPPLWGPTSFNDGAGMNTKMPAFVKANMPLGRGGTLSDQEAVDVSAYVLSHARPHFEGTRPITFPTEPASFF; this is translated from the coding sequence ATGCAAGGTTTTCCGCGCACACTCGCACTCGGCGCGCTCGCCGCACTGGTGATCGGCGCGTTCGTCCACGCTCACGCGGCGAGCGCCGTCGAGGACCCGGCCGCCGCCGCGGCCCGTGCGACGATTCCGCCCGGACCGCAGGGCGAGCTCATCCGCTACGGGCGCGCGCTGCTGACCGACACGCAGGCCAACGCAGGGCCGTACGTCCGCGCCGGGATGTCGTGCGACGCGTGCCACCTCGACGCGGGGACCAAGCCGCACGGCGGCTCGCTGCTCGGCATCGCGGCGAACTTTCCGCAATGGAACAAGCGCGCGAAACGCTTCATCACGCTGCAAGACCGGCTCGACGAATGCTTCCTCTACAGCATGAACGGCACGCCGCCGCCGCCCAACAGCCGCGAGATCATCGCGCTGAGCGCGTACGTCACCTGGCTCTCGCAAGGCGCGGTGATTGGGAGAGGCTTCCCCGATCAAGGCTTCGTCACCGTCGACGCACCCAAGCCGCCCGACGCGGCGAACGGCGCGAAGATCTACGCGGCGCAGTGCAGCGCATGTCACGGCGCCGACGGGGCCGGCAACGCGGCGGCGAAGTTTCCGCCGCTGTGGGGACCGACCTCGTTCAACGACGGTGCCGGTATGAACACGAAGATGCCGGCCTTCGTGAAGGCGAACATGCCGCTCGGGCGCGGCGGCACGCTGAGCGATCAAGAAGCGGTGGACGTGTCGGCCTACGTGCTCTCGCACGCGCGCCCGCACTTCGAGGGGACGCGGCCGATCACGTTCCCGACGGAGCCGGCGAGCTTCTTCTGA
- a CDS encoding rhomboid family intramembrane serine protease, with protein sequence MSLTNLLILINVLAFVGEFLTGSFTGSPNGTLERDALLGSAVLQDGSWWRIVTGAFLHVNLLHIGVNMIALFQVGTIVEMLFGRVRYALLYVLAMLGSGLLVVFATPDLPTVGASGAIFGLFGALLAAGLRLGPRGRLLIRNVIPVIVLNLVITFTVPSISWAAHVGGLVTGFVAGFLLFMLPSRARSNAYAYAFEPTADAGRVQTIEQAPHEPPA encoded by the coding sequence GTGAGCCTCACCAACCTCCTCATCCTCATCAACGTCCTGGCGTTCGTCGGCGAGTTCCTGACGGGGTCGTTCACCGGCTCGCCCAACGGGACGCTCGAGCGCGACGCGCTGCTCGGGAGCGCCGTGCTGCAGGACGGTTCGTGGTGGCGGATCGTGACCGGCGCGTTTCTGCACGTCAACCTGCTGCATATCGGCGTCAACATGATCGCGCTCTTCCAGGTCGGCACGATCGTCGAGATGCTGTTCGGGCGCGTGCGCTACGCGCTGCTGTACGTCCTCGCCATGCTCGGCTCGGGGCTGCTCGTCGTCTTCGCGACGCCGGATCTGCCGACCGTCGGCGCCAGCGGCGCGATCTTCGGCTTGTTCGGTGCGCTGCTCGCCGCGGGCTTGCGCCTAGGACCGCGCGGGCGGCTCTTGATCCGCAACGTCATCCCGGTCATCGTGCTGAACTTGGTCATCACGTTCACCGTGCCGTCGATCTCGTGGGCCGCGCACGTCGGCGGTCTGGTGACCGGTTTCGTGGCCGGCTTCCTGCTGTTCATGCTGCCCTCGCGCGCGCGCTCGAACGCGTACGCGTACGCCTTCGAACCGACCGCCGACGCGGGCCGCGTCCAGACGATCGAGCAAGCACCGCACGAGCCGCCGGCGTGA
- the add gene encoding adenosine deaminase, which yields MPALDLLALPKVQLHCHLEGTVRAETFRALAAKYGVDLGERADPARTYAFTTFREFLLLFARVAQVLRAPDDFARIARDYVVDAAAQGVRYAEVFISPSVWTYFHHELDVRATVEAMRAALDEHGAPLGIEVALIADLTRNFGVERAEEWAARAIGLRDLGVIGVGLGGDEANWPPELYERAYAIAREGGLHGVVHAGEAAGPESVRNAVEVLRAERIGHGVRAIEDPAVVALLAERRVPLEVCPTSNRLTGAAPADTAHPLGALDAAGCVITIDADDPALFGTTLLDEYGFVADRFGEEALLRFVRNAIDASFAPAPTKARLHREYDLSRNPAAAGRSI from the coding sequence GTGCCCGCTCTCGATCTCCTCGCGCTCCCGAAGGTCCAGCTTCACTGCCACCTCGAGGGGACCGTCCGCGCGGAGACCTTTCGCGCACTGGCGGCCAAGTACGGCGTCGACCTGGGCGAGCGGGCCGACCCGGCCCGGACGTATGCCTTCACGACGTTTCGCGAGTTCCTGCTGCTGTTCGCGAGGGTCGCACAGGTGCTGCGCGCGCCCGACGACTTCGCGCGCATCGCGCGCGACTACGTCGTCGACGCCGCGGCCCAGGGCGTCCGGTACGCCGAAGTGTTCATCTCGCCGTCGGTGTGGACGTACTTCCACCACGAGCTCGACGTGCGCGCCACGGTCGAAGCGATGCGCGCGGCGCTGGACGAGCACGGCGCACCGTTGGGCATCGAGGTCGCCCTGATCGCCGACCTGACGCGCAACTTCGGCGTCGAGCGGGCGGAGGAATGGGCGGCGCGGGCGATCGGTTTGCGCGACCTCGGCGTGATTGGTGTCGGCCTGGGCGGTGACGAGGCGAATTGGCCGCCGGAGCTCTACGAGCGGGCCTACGCGATCGCGCGCGAGGGTGGTCTGCACGGGGTCGTGCACGCCGGCGAAGCGGCCGGCCCCGAGAGCGTGCGCAACGCGGTCGAGGTGCTGCGGGCCGAGCGGATCGGCCATGGCGTGCGGGCGATCGAGGATCCGGCGGTGGTCGCGCTGCTGGCCGAGCGTCGCGTCCCGCTCGAGGTCTGCCCGACCTCGAACCGGCTGACCGGCGCGGCGCCGGCCGACACCGCCCACCCGCTGGGCGCGCTCGACGCCGCCGGCTGCGTCATCACCATCGACGCCGACGATCCGGCGCTGTTCGGCACCACGCTGCTCGACGAGTATGGCTTCGTCGCCGACCGCTTCGGCGAGGAAGCGCTCCTTCGGTTTGTTCGCAACGCGATCGACGCATCGTTCGCGCCGGCGCCGACGAAGGCGCGACTGCACCGGGAGTACGACCTTTCGCGGAACCCGGCGGCCGCGGGGCGAAGTATCTAG
- a CDS encoding Crp/Fnr family transcriptional regulator — protein MSRVLRMPPEGRRLTGNRFVDALPREAADQIGRMANLRVYGEGAELGTAGARIAEVCFPIAGAIAHIEEMYDGETLEVLTVGSQGVSQFELILGEPRAQYRRIAPVPVSAFVLSAHTMLDLAERWPEVRALAARYAVAVIRAAGLAGACARHDRIEARLAGWLLGVHDYAQTPALSITHDRIAALLGVRRAGITDAFSALTRAGAVRVARQHITIADLAVLERFACGCRREAKAALDAVYEDVAVQNERGIPNTCWPM, from the coding sequence GTGAGCCGCGTGCTGCGTATGCCGCCCGAAGGTAGGAGGCTGACCGGAAACCGCTTCGTCGACGCGTTGCCGCGCGAGGCGGCCGACCAGATCGGCCGTATGGCGAATTTGCGCGTCTACGGTGAGGGAGCCGAGCTCGGCACCGCCGGTGCGCGGATCGCCGAAGTCTGCTTTCCCATCGCGGGGGCCATTGCACACATCGAAGAGATGTACGACGGCGAGACGCTCGAGGTCCTGACGGTCGGGAGCCAGGGCGTTAGCCAGTTCGAGCTCATTCTGGGCGAGCCGCGCGCGCAGTACCGCCGCATCGCGCCGGTCCCGGTCTCCGCCTTCGTGCTCAGCGCGCACACCATGCTCGACTTGGCCGAGCGCTGGCCCGAGGTCCGCGCGCTCGCCGCTCGCTACGCGGTCGCGGTCATCCGTGCCGCGGGTCTGGCCGGCGCGTGCGCTCGGCACGACCGCATCGAAGCGCGACTAGCCGGTTGGCTGCTCGGCGTGCACGACTATGCGCAGACGCCGGCGCTCTCGATCACGCACGACCGCATCGCGGCACTGCTCGGCGTGCGACGGGCCGGGATCACCGACGCCTTCTCGGCGCTCACGCGTGCGGGCGCGGTGCGGGTCGCGCGGCAGCACATCACGATCGCCGATCTCGCGGTGCTGGAGCGCTTCGCCTGTGGCTGCCGCCGCGAGGCCAAGGCCGCGCTCGACGCGGTGTACGAGGACGTCGCGGTTCAGAACGAACGCGGCATCCCCAACACGTGCTGGCCGATGTAG
- a CDS encoding carboxypeptidase-like regulatory domain-containing protein: MDTTFGLLHCTLLDRRSSIPLAGARVTCISRAERVSVHTTDEEGVFTAQLPEGVYDLVISARHYLSLSVRGIGILGGYRQDILRGLIPGEGQTLEGEPSTAIAGYVRDRVGQTLGNVSIHVNSSDGRTAYTTRTDKIGAFVLNGVRPGMYDLVARAGERTLALEHVPIAHVKELVRVDLRVLQT; encoded by the coding sequence GTGGACACCACCTTCGGACTGCTGCACTGCACGCTCCTGGACCGCCGTTCGAGCATCCCGCTCGCCGGCGCCCGGGTGACCTGCATCTCGCGCGCCGAGCGGGTCTCCGTCCACACGACCGACGAGGAGGGCGTCTTCACCGCGCAGCTGCCGGAGGGTGTCTACGACCTGGTGATCTCGGCGCGGCACTACCTCTCGCTCTCGGTGCGCGGCATCGGCATCCTGGGCGGGTACCGGCAAGACATCCTGCGCGGCCTGATCCCCGGCGAGGGACAGACGCTCGAAGGCGAGCCCTCGACGGCCATCGCCGGCTACGTCCGCGACCGGGTCGGGCAGACGCTCGGCAACGTTTCGATCCACGTCAACTCGAGCGACGGCCGCACCGCCTACACGACCCGCACCGACAAGATCGGTGCCTTCGTGCTCAACGGCGTGCGACCGGGGATGTACGACCTGGTGGCGCGCGCCGGCGAGCGAACGCTGGCGCTCGAACACGTCCCGATCGCGCACGTGAAAGAGCTCGTGCGCGTCGACCTGCGCGTCCTGCAGACCTGA
- a CDS encoding metal-dependent transcriptional regulator, producing the protein MPGHTHFDESTEEYLEAVYRLEREGPGVTTSGLAADLGVAPASVSGMLKKLASEGYLTYEARGHASLTEKGLGVAVRVIRRNRLAEVFLHDVLGMPWDEVHAEACRLEHAISDRVEGRLVAVLGDPKVCPHGLPIPPADLSAPPRVGERLADAQPNTTVRIVEVVEDVPETLRYLDQVGLRPGQVIDVVERGPMGGPITVQSAAGRTAISMELARSIAVAAEAGSALRA; encoded by the coding sequence ATGCCCGGCCACACCCACTTCGACGAATCCACCGAAGAGTATCTCGAGGCCGTCTATCGACTCGAGCGCGAAGGCCCCGGCGTCACGACCTCCGGCCTGGCCGCCGATCTCGGCGTCGCGCCGGCCTCGGTCTCGGGGATGCTCAAGAAGCTGGCGTCGGAGGGGTACCTCACCTACGAGGCGCGCGGCCACGCCAGCCTGACCGAGAAGGGCCTGGGCGTTGCCGTCCGCGTCATCCGTCGCAATCGGTTGGCCGAAGTGTTCTTGCACGACGTGCTCGGGATGCCGTGGGACGAGGTGCACGCCGAAGCGTGCCGGCTCGAGCACGCCATTTCGGATCGCGTCGAGGGGCGGCTGGTCGCCGTGCTCGGCGATCCGAAGGTCTGCCCGCACGGGTTGCCGATCCCGCCGGCGGACCTGAGCGCGCCGCCGCGCGTCGGCGAGCGGCTGGCGGACGCGCAGCCGAACACGACCGTGCGGATCGTCGAAGTCGTCGAGGACGTCCCCGAGACGCTGCGCTATCTCGACCAGGTCGGGCTGCGCCCGGGGCAGGTGATCGACGTCGTCGAGCGCGGCCCAATGGGCGGCCCGATCACGGTGCAGAGCGCCGCCGGTCGCACCGCGATCTCGATGGAGCTGGCGCGATCGATCGCGGTCGCGGCGGAGGCCGGCTCGGCGCTGCGGGCGTGA
- a CDS encoding acyl-CoA dehydrogenase family protein, with product MSADQPAVGLEPTAEQRALRAGVRELCATFPDAYWRALDAERGYPDAFIGALTQAGYLAALIPEAYGGAGLGIAEACIILEEVNRSGGNAAACHAQMYIMGTVLRHGSPEQKQRYLPAIARGELRLQAFGVTEPTAGSDTTQITTSAVRRGDVYVVNGQKVWTSRVQHSDLMLLLARTSPPGPGGKTFGLSTLLVDLRSAPPGTIDVRPIRTMMNHETNEVFFRDLEVPAENLIGEEGRGFRYILDGMNAERILIAAECVGDGTFFIERAVKYVGERVVFGRPIGQNQGVQFPLARAHAALLAADLVRRQAAALFDAGRPCGGEANTAKLLASEASWQAANAALDAHGGYGFAEEYDVERKFRETRLYITAPVANNLILSYIGQHVLGMPRSF from the coding sequence GTGAGCGCTGACCAGCCGGCGGTCGGACTCGAACCGACCGCCGAGCAGCGCGCGCTGCGCGCCGGCGTGCGCGAGCTGTGCGCGACCTTTCCGGACGCCTACTGGCGCGCGCTCGACGCCGAGCGCGGCTACCCCGACGCGTTCATCGGCGCGCTGACGCAGGCCGGCTATTTGGCGGCACTGATCCCCGAAGCGTACGGCGGCGCGGGCCTGGGCATCGCGGAGGCCTGCATCATCCTCGAAGAGGTGAACCGGTCGGGCGGCAACGCCGCGGCGTGCCACGCGCAGATGTACATCATGGGCACCGTCCTGCGCCACGGCAGCCCCGAGCAGAAGCAGCGCTACCTGCCGGCGATCGCGCGCGGCGAGCTGCGGCTGCAAGCGTTCGGCGTCACCGAGCCGACCGCCGGCAGCGACACGACGCAGATCACGACCAGCGCGGTGCGGCGCGGCGACGTCTACGTCGTCAACGGGCAGAAAGTCTGGACCTCGCGCGTGCAGCACAGCGACCTCATGCTGCTGCTCGCGCGCACCTCGCCGCCGGGTCCCGGGGGCAAGACGTTCGGGCTCTCGACGCTGCTGGTCGATCTGCGCAGCGCGCCGCCGGGAACGATCGACGTGCGCCCGATCCGCACCATGATGAACCACGAGACGAACGAGGTCTTCTTTCGCGACCTCGAAGTGCCGGCCGAGAACCTGATCGGCGAGGAAGGACGCGGCTTTCGCTACATCCTCGACGGCATGAACGCCGAACGTATCCTGATCGCCGCCGAGTGCGTCGGCGACGGGACGTTCTTCATCGAGCGTGCGGTGAAGTACGTCGGCGAACGCGTCGTCTTCGGCCGCCCGATCGGTCAGAACCAGGGCGTGCAGTTCCCGCTCGCGCGCGCGCACGCGGCCCTGCTGGCCGCGGATCTGGTGCGCCGCCAGGCGGCCGCGCTGTTCGACGCCGGTCGTCCGTGCGGCGGCGAGGCCAACACCGCGAAGCTGCTGGCCTCGGAGGCCTCATGGCAGGCCGCCAACGCGGCCCTCGACGCCCACGGCGGCTATGGCTTCGCCGAGGAATACGACGTCGAGCGCAAATTCCGCGAGACGCGGCTCTACATCACCGCGCCGGTTGCGAACAACCTGATCCTCTCCTACATCGGCCAGCACGTGTTGGGGATGCCGCGTTCGTTCTGA
- a CDS encoding aspartyl/asparaginyl beta-hydroxylase domain-containing protein: MTLPDRLRLPLRFAPEALAADARAFGAERWERHFNTGVYEGDWSGIALRSTGGAVSLYSDPAAGAGGFRDTPALDEAPALRAALAAFAAPLTSARLLRLGAGARIREHRDYNIGPDFGEVRVHVPIVTGPGVEFLLGGRPLHMRPGEAWYVDVTQPHQVWNPGPDARIHLVVDCVLDDGLRALLARAAAQPASA; this comes from the coding sequence ATGACGCTGCCCGATCGGCTGCGGCTGCCGCTGCGTTTCGCGCCCGAGGCGCTGGCGGCCGATGCGCGCGCGTTCGGCGCGGAGCGCTGGGAGCGCCACTTCAACACCGGCGTCTACGAGGGTGATTGGAGCGGCATCGCGCTGCGCTCGACCGGCGGCGCGGTCTCGCTCTACTCCGATCCGGCCGCCGGCGCCGGCGGCTTCCGCGACACGCCCGCGCTCGACGAGGCGCCCGCGCTGCGGGCGGCGCTGGCCGCGTTCGCCGCGCCGCTGACCTCGGCGCGGCTGCTGCGGCTGGGCGCGGGGGCGCGCATTCGCGAGCACCGCGACTACAACATCGGCCCCGACTTCGGCGAGGTCAGGGTGCACGTTCCGATCGTCACCGGTCCCGGCGTCGAGTTTCTGCTGGGCGGTCGTCCGCTGCACATGCGGCCGGGCGAAGCCTGGTACGTCGACGTCACGCAGCCGCACCAGGTCTGGAATCCCGGACCGGATGCGCGCATCCACCTGGTCGTCGATTGCGTCCTCGACGACGGCCTGCGCGCGCTGTTGGCGCGGGCCGCCGCGCAACCCGCCTCCGCCTAG
- a CDS encoding glycine C-acetyltransferase, translated as MNAAFEARLTADLDALRAAGTYKTLRHLTGPMGAEVHMEEAGDVIVLSSNNYLGLADHPDVVAAGIAGLRQYGAGTASVRFICGTFDVHRRLEDAVARLVRTEAALSYVSCWTANEGLIPTIATAGNTIISDELNHASIIDGCRLAGAKRTRYKHGDMADLERQLQAAEGTAFVITDGVFSMEGSIAKLPEIVALAKRYGAVTIVDDSHGTGVMGASGRGTIEHFGLEGEVDVVTGTLGKALGGAAGGFVAGSRALIDTLVQRSRTQLFSNALPATVASSALAAIELLERSPELVERQRENTRYFRAGLTRLGFTPLDGPSAIVPIIVGDTAFAIAMSDRLLQEGVFVTGFGFPVVPEGTARVRVQMSSAHTRPELDRALAAFEKVGTELGVIGPAAARR; from the coding sequence ATGAACGCCGCCTTCGAAGCCCGCCTCACCGCCGACCTGGACGCGCTGCGCGCCGCCGGAACGTATAAGACCCTGCGCCACCTCACCGGCCCGATGGGGGCGGAAGTCCACATGGAAGAGGCCGGCGACGTCATCGTCCTCTCCTCGAACAACTACCTGGGCCTGGCGGATCATCCCGACGTCGTCGCCGCCGGGATCGCGGGCTTGCGGCAGTACGGCGCCGGGACCGCGTCGGTGCGTTTCATCTGCGGCACCTTCGACGTCCACCGCCGGCTCGAAGACGCGGTCGCACGCCTGGTGCGCACGGAGGCGGCGCTCTCCTACGTCTCGTGCTGGACCGCCAACGAAGGGCTGATCCCGACGATCGCCACCGCCGGCAACACGATCATCAGCGACGAGCTCAACCACGCCTCGATCATCGACGGCTGCCGGCTGGCCGGCGCGAAGCGCACGCGCTACAAGCACGGCGACATGGCGGACCTCGAGCGCCAACTGCAGGCGGCCGAGGGGACCGCGTTCGTCATCACCGACGGCGTGTTCTCGATGGAGGGCTCGATCGCGAAGCTGCCCGAGATCGTCGCGCTGGCCAAACGCTACGGCGCGGTGACGATCGTCGACGACTCGCACGGCACCGGCGTCATGGGCGCGAGCGGCCGCGGGACGATCGAGCACTTCGGCCTCGAAGGAGAGGTCGACGTCGTCACCGGCACGCTCGGCAAAGCCCTGGGCGGCGCGGCGGGCGGCTTCGTCGCCGGCTCGCGTGCGCTGATCGACACGCTGGTGCAGCGCTCCCGCACGCAGCTGTTCTCGAACGCGTTGCCGGCGACGGTGGCGTCGAGCGCGCTGGCGGCGATCGAGCTGCTGGAACGCTCGCCCGAGCTGGTCGAACGGCAGCGCGAGAACACGCGCTACTTCCGCGCCGGCCTGACCCGACTCGGCTTCACCCCGCTCGACGGCCCCAGCGCGATCGTGCCGATCATCGTCGGCGACACCGCGTTCGCGATCGCGATGAGCGACCGGCTGTTGCAGGAGGGCGTCTTCGTCACGGGCTTCGGCTTCCCGGTCGTCCCGGAGGGGACGGCGCGCGTGCGCGTGCAGATGTCGAGCGCGCATACCCGTCCCGAGCTCGACCGGGCGCTGGCCGCGTTCGAGAAGGTCGGCACCGAGCTGGGCGTCATCGGACCCGCCGCCGCGCGCCGATGA